Proteins from a single region of Amycolatopsis sp. CA-230715:
- a CDS encoding YbaB/EbfC family nucleoid-associated protein, with protein MDSPYEEEVSKLLAELKEQREKVSGAVDDMHAVRETVVSKNKMLKATVDGQGKLVELEFRGDRWRDLSPAELSAIVVEVVTGAQEKSRGIVTELASALAPEGVNVSELLSEKPDIDALFPDIDKMWRSFNE; from the coding sequence ATGGATTCGCCCTACGAAGAAGAGGTTTCGAAGTTGCTCGCGGAGTTGAAGGAGCAGCGCGAAAAGGTCTCCGGCGCGGTCGACGACATGCACGCCGTGCGGGAGACCGTCGTGTCGAAGAACAAGATGCTGAAAGCGACCGTGGACGGCCAGGGAAAACTGGTCGAGCTGGAGTTCCGCGGTGATCGCTGGCGGGATCTTTCCCCTGCCGAGCTGAGCGCCATCGTCGTCGAGGTGGTGACCGGGGCGCAGGAGAAGTCGCGCGGCATCGTCACGGAGCTGGCGTCGGCACTGGCGCCGGAGGGCGTGAACGTCTCCGAGCTGCTCTCGGAGAAGCCGGACATCGACGCCCTGTTCCCCGATATCGACAAGATGTGGAGGTCGTTCAATGAGTAA
- the eccCa gene encoding type VII secretion protein EccCa produces MTTTLFRRPGREKPPEMPTGELSIEEPPTLPESGGSKDIMSSLMVMPMMMGTGVFMLVYMGRSNPWLGVGMFGLMLLMAVGMFLMQMGRGGAERRHKLRGDRKDYLRYLGQIRKQVRTAAVDQRAALSWRHPDPAGLWSVAMTSRLWERRAAHADFAEVRLGTGPQRLALKVTPPSSKPIQDLEPLAARSLRRFINAYTTVSNLPMALFLRGFFRIRFSGDADAIRGTVRSMLAQLTTFHSPEDLRVAVCASPDLAESWEWVKWLPHAQHPQEQDDAGQVRLLADGVDALTELLDAELGERGRFEAAASPNREEPYVVIVLDGVTVPAESRLAGAGYRNAIVLDLSGGLEEVTGATALRLDVSSKQVEMVRTNRTGKQVRTPLCTPDLLSVPRAAALARVVSPYRLGGGTTDVAEPMQTNFELPRLLGITDLDDWDPRAVARTGLTRDRFRIPLGIAEDGTPVELDIKESAQGGMGPHGLLIGATGSGKSELLRTLVLGMTMTHSSEILNFVLVDFKGGATFLGLDKLPHVSALITNLADEAPLVTRMQDALHGELVRRQELLRSAGNYASLLDYEKARLSGTPLDPLPTLFVIVDEFSELLQSNPDFAELFVMIGRLGRSLGVHLLLASQRIDDGRMHKLESHLSYRISLRTFSAMESRSVIGVPDAYQLPAAPGNGFIRTDVAMLVRFKAAYVSGQHRRRTREERQEEVRRQVVLFGMHKQVRDEPLPPPVLDDETPDTGVDRAATGESVLDVTVEKLLDHGPPAHQVWLPPLEDPPALDHLLPPLEMDPARGLIARDWPGCGRLEVPIGVVDKPFEQLRDLYLVDLAGAGGNVGIAGGPQAGKSTLLRNLIAALALTHSPAEVQFYCLDFGGGTLAALERLPHVGGVAARMEEEQVARTIAEVQTLLAHRERLFSEHRVAGMAAYRERRAAGEFADEPHGDVFLVVDGWGLLRTDFEQHDMSLRQLAQRGLAYGVHLMITANRWSDVHSGLRDQLGTRVELRLGDSIDSMINMRAAAQVPQIPGRGLTADQRHFLGGVPRVDGMVGTAALQQATADLVAAVRDAWRGPNAPAVRMLPAVLPAAELPDPEPGPRVPLGAGELDLMPVWHDFRTSPHLTIVGDSGSGKTGALRLITRAITGVYGPDELRVIVIDPRRTLLESVPEDYREGLAVAMGAAETLVNEVAARLKERVPGADISPAQLRRRDWWSGPEYFVLVDDYDLVLSGMGGPLDAMMELIPQAGDIGLHLVVARAGAGAGRTSMDSVIRRMQESNSPELTLSMPPGEMPLLNGARGRQLPPGRAVLASRREGIGLQIGWLDEVAE; encoded by the coding sequence ATGACGACGACGCTTTTCCGCCGCCCTGGGCGGGAGAAGCCGCCGGAGATGCCGACCGGTGAGCTGTCCATCGAGGAACCGCCGACCCTGCCGGAAAGCGGTGGCAGCAAGGACATCATGTCCTCGCTGATGGTCATGCCGATGATGATGGGCACCGGCGTGTTCATGCTCGTCTACATGGGACGGTCGAACCCGTGGCTCGGCGTCGGCATGTTCGGCCTGATGCTGCTCATGGCCGTGGGCATGTTCCTGATGCAGATGGGCAGGGGCGGGGCCGAGCGGCGGCACAAGCTGCGCGGCGACCGCAAGGACTACCTCCGCTACCTCGGCCAGATCCGCAAGCAGGTGCGGACCGCCGCGGTCGACCAGCGCGCCGCGCTGTCGTGGCGCCATCCCGACCCGGCAGGGCTGTGGTCGGTCGCGATGACCAGCCGCCTCTGGGAACGCCGCGCGGCGCACGCCGACTTCGCCGAGGTGCGGCTCGGCACCGGCCCGCAACGGCTCGCGCTGAAGGTGACACCGCCGTCGAGCAAACCGATCCAGGACCTCGAACCCCTCGCCGCCCGCTCGCTGCGCCGGTTCATCAACGCCTACACCACGGTCTCGAACCTGCCGATGGCGTTGTTCCTGCGCGGGTTCTTCCGGATCCGCTTCAGCGGTGACGCCGACGCGATCCGCGGCACCGTCCGGTCGATGCTGGCCCAGCTCACCACCTTCCATTCCCCGGAGGACCTGCGGGTCGCGGTGTGCGCGTCCCCAGACCTCGCGGAGTCGTGGGAATGGGTGAAGTGGCTGCCGCACGCGCAGCACCCGCAGGAGCAGGACGACGCCGGTCAGGTGCGGTTGCTCGCGGACGGCGTGGACGCGCTGACCGAACTGCTCGACGCAGAGCTCGGCGAGCGGGGCCGGTTCGAGGCGGCCGCTTCGCCGAACCGCGAAGAGCCCTACGTCGTGATCGTGCTGGACGGGGTGACCGTGCCCGCCGAGTCGCGGCTCGCGGGCGCGGGGTACCGCAACGCGATCGTGCTCGACCTCAGCGGCGGGCTGGAGGAGGTCACCGGCGCCACGGCGCTGCGGCTGGACGTGTCCTCGAAACAGGTCGAAATGGTGCGCACCAACCGCACTGGCAAACAGGTGCGCACCCCGCTGTGCACCCCGGACCTGCTCAGCGTGCCCAGGGCGGCCGCGCTCGCACGCGTCGTTTCGCCCTACCGGCTCGGGGGCGGCACGACCGACGTCGCCGAGCCGATGCAGACGAACTTCGAACTGCCGCGCCTGCTCGGCATCACCGATCTCGACGACTGGGACCCGAGGGCGGTCGCGCGGACCGGGCTCACCAGGGACCGGTTCCGCATCCCGCTGGGCATCGCCGAGGACGGCACGCCGGTCGAACTGGACATCAAGGAATCCGCGCAGGGCGGGATGGGCCCGCACGGGCTGCTCATCGGCGCCACCGGGTCCGGGAAGTCCGAGCTGCTGCGCACGCTCGTGCTCGGCATGACGATGACCCACTCCTCGGAGATCCTGAACTTCGTCCTCGTGGACTTCAAGGGCGGCGCCACGTTCCTCGGCCTGGACAAGTTGCCGCACGTGTCCGCGCTGATCACCAACCTCGCCGACGAGGCGCCACTGGTCACCCGCATGCAGGACGCGCTGCACGGGGAACTGGTGCGCAGGCAGGAACTGCTGCGCTCGGCGGGAAACTACGCTTCCTTGCTGGACTACGAAAAAGCGCGGCTGTCCGGCACCCCGCTTGACCCGCTGCCGACGCTGTTCGTCATCGTCGACGAGTTCAGCGAGCTGCTCCAGTCCAATCCGGACTTCGCCGAGCTGTTCGTGATGATCGGGCGGCTGGGCCGTTCGCTCGGCGTGCACCTGCTGCTCGCCAGCCAGCGCATCGACGACGGCCGCATGCACAAGCTGGAAAGCCACCTGTCCTACCGGATCAGCCTGCGCACGTTCTCCGCGATGGAAAGCCGCTCGGTGATCGGGGTTCCCGACGCCTACCAGCTCCCCGCCGCGCCCGGCAACGGCTTCATCCGCACCGACGTCGCGATGCTGGTGCGGTTCAAGGCGGCCTACGTCTCCGGCCAGCACCGGCGGCGCACGCGCGAGGAGCGCCAGGAGGAGGTGCGGCGCCAGGTCGTCCTCTTCGGCATGCACAAGCAGGTTCGCGACGAACCGCTGCCGCCCCCGGTACTGGACGACGAAACCCCGGACACCGGCGTCGACCGCGCCGCCACCGGCGAATCGGTGCTGGATGTGACGGTCGAGAAGCTGCTGGACCACGGGCCGCCCGCGCACCAGGTGTGGCTGCCGCCGCTCGAGGACCCGCCCGCGCTGGACCACCTGCTGCCGCCGCTGGAGATGGACCCGGCCCGCGGGCTCATCGCGCGGGACTGGCCGGGGTGCGGGCGGCTGGAGGTCCCGATCGGCGTGGTGGACAAGCCGTTCGAGCAGCTTCGCGATCTGTACCTTGTGGACTTGGCGGGCGCGGGCGGGAACGTCGGCATCGCGGGCGGCCCGCAGGCGGGCAAGAGCACGTTGCTGCGCAACCTGATCGCCGCGCTGGCGTTGACGCACTCGCCGGCCGAGGTGCAGTTCTACTGCCTTGACTTCGGTGGTGGCACGCTCGCCGCGCTGGAGCGGCTGCCGCACGTCGGCGGTGTCGCGGCGCGGATGGAGGAGGAACAGGTCGCGCGGACGATCGCGGAGGTCCAGACGCTGCTCGCGCACCGCGAGCGGTTGTTCTCCGAGCACCGGGTGGCGGGGATGGCCGCCTACCGCGAACGCCGCGCGGCGGGCGAGTTCGCCGACGAACCGCACGGCGACGTGTTCCTGGTCGTGGACGGCTGGGGCCTGCTGCGCACCGATTTCGAACAGCACGACATGTCGTTGCGGCAGCTCGCCCAGCGCGGCCTCGCCTACGGCGTGCACCTGATGATTACCGCCAACCGCTGGTCGGACGTCCACAGTGGACTGCGCGACCAGCTCGGCACCCGGGTGGAACTGCGGCTCGGCGACTCCATCGACTCGATGATCAACATGCGGGCGGCGGCGCAGGTGCCGCAGATCCCCGGCCGCGGGCTGACCGCCGACCAGCGGCACTTCCTCGGCGGGGTGCCGCGCGTCGACGGCATGGTCGGCACCGCCGCTCTGCAACAGGCGACCGCCGACCTGGTGGCCGCGGTCCGCGACGCGTGGCGCGGCCCGAACGCACCGGCCGTGCGCATGCTTCCCGCGGTGCTGCCCGCCGCGGAACTGCCCGATCCGGAGCCGGGTCCGCGCGTCCCGCTCGGCGCGGGCGAGCTCGACCTGATGCCGGTGTGGCACGACTTCCGGACCAGCCCGCACCTGACGATCGTCGGCGACAGCGGCAGCGGGAAGACCGGCGCGCTGCGGCTCATCACGCGCGCGATCACCGGTGTGTACGGGCCGGACGAACTCCGCGTCATCGTCATCGACCCGCGCCGGACCTTGCTGGAATCGGTTCCCGAGGACTACCGCGAAGGACTGGCCGTCGCCATGGGCGCCGCCGAGACACTCGTCAACGAGGTGGCGGCGCGGTTGAAGGAACGGGTGCCCGGTGCCGACATCTCCCCTGCGCAGCTACGTCGGCGGGACTGGTGGAGCGGGCCGGAGTACTTCGTGCTGGTCGACGACTACGACCTGGTGCTCAGCGGGATGGGCGGCCCGCTCGACGCGATGATGGAGCTGATCCCGCAGGCCGGGGACATCGGCCTGCACCTCGTCGTCGCGCGGGCGGGCGCGGGTGCCGGCCGCACGAGCATGGATTCGGTGATCCGCCGCATGCAGGAGTCCAACAGCCCGGAGCTGACGTTGTCGATGCCACCGGGGGAGATGCCGTTGCTCAACGGCGCGCGGGGCAGGCAGCTCCCGCCGGGACGCGCGGTGCTGGCCAGCCGCCGCGAAGGCATCGGCCTGCAGATCGGCTGGCTGGACGAGGTGGCGGAATGA
- a CDS encoding S8 family serine peptidase produces the protein MKRVLTIAAAAALALSVAPPSFAAGDDEPTGQCAPPAKTVIPQESWAQKRIAADRAWPLTTGSGVVAVIDTGVAAGAQGLSGAVLPGTDLRGGKGDGDCFGRGTFIAGLIAARPGTGPFVGVAPGSRIYPVRVSDDPPKIQDHAGLSRDIGQGIKSAVDGGATVVAVGLQATIGTPELQQAVEYAASKDAVVIAPAVVPKQGQLAFPARLPGVVSVAPLTSGGPVTNQPYGADPSVAAPAGDLVSVAPEGTGNRAGSGTELGVGYVAGTAALIRTYYPTLSAAQVRDRLLRTADHPSAQLPDKYVGYGVVDPYAAVSTVLDNDAPVHPAAEQLPITLPKERDPEPSNRAMWFAGIAGAVALLIAGPAVIVTAEKKRRVNKST, from the coding sequence ATGAAGCGGGTACTGACGATCGCGGCCGCGGCGGCGCTGGCGTTGTCGGTGGCGCCGCCGTCCTTCGCCGCGGGGGACGACGAGCCGACCGGTCAGTGCGCTCCGCCCGCGAAAACGGTGATACCGCAGGAATCGTGGGCGCAGAAGCGCATCGCCGCCGACCGGGCGTGGCCGCTCACCACCGGCTCCGGCGTGGTCGCGGTGATCGACACCGGGGTCGCCGCCGGTGCGCAGGGGCTCAGCGGTGCCGTGCTGCCGGGCACCGACCTGCGCGGCGGGAAAGGGGACGGCGACTGCTTCGGGCGGGGCACGTTCATCGCCGGGCTGATCGCCGCGCGGCCCGGCACCGGGCCGTTCGTCGGGGTCGCGCCGGGGTCCCGGATCTACCCGGTCCGGGTGAGCGACGACCCGCCCAAGATCCAGGACCACGCGGGCCTTTCGCGCGATATCGGGCAGGGCATCAAGTCCGCTGTGGACGGTGGCGCCACGGTCGTCGCGGTGGGCCTGCAGGCCACCATCGGCACGCCCGAACTGCAGCAGGCCGTCGAGTACGCGGCCTCGAAGGACGCGGTGGTGATCGCCCCCGCGGTCGTGCCGAAGCAGGGCCAGTTGGCTTTTCCCGCAAGGCTTCCCGGTGTCGTTTCGGTGGCGCCGCTGACCTCGGGCGGACCGGTCACCAACCAGCCCTACGGCGCCGATCCGTCGGTGGCCGCGCCCGCGGGCGATCTGGTCAGCGTCGCCCCCGAAGGGACCGGCAACCGCGCGGGCTCCGGCACGGAACTCGGCGTCGGCTACGTCGCGGGCACCGCCGCGCTCATCCGCACCTACTACCCGACCCTGTCCGCCGCGCAGGTCAGGGACCGCCTGCTGCGGACGGCGGATCACCCGAGCGCGCAGCTACCCGACAAGTACGTCGGCTACGGCGTGGTCGACCCGTACGCCGCGGTGAGCACCGTGCTCGACAACGACGCGCCCGTCCACCCCGCGGCGGAACAGCTCCCCATCACGCTGCCGAAGGAACGGGACCCGGAACCGTCCAACCGGGCGATGTGGTTCGCCGGTATCGCCGGTGCCGTGGCGCTGCTGATCGCCGGGCCCGCCGTGATCGTGACCGCGGAGAAGAAGCGCAGGGTGAACAAGTCCACATAG
- the eccD gene encoding type VII secretion integral membrane protein EccD codes for MCRLTITGPSSRVELAVPAHVAIADLMPTVLGHLDPSLATSGMEHGGWVLQRLGEEPLDEDVGTAEAGLYDGDHLFLRPRDDQLPAADFDDLVDGVHTGLSGRRDTWRPAFTRRTSIIAGVFCALLAVFLCTYAATGTDVAIGAGVVCVLLLAGSAGLSWYVSESDGRAVTLASVGVFAAAVAGLAFPGGGGPPDWLDGSGILGAGVAIAIAATVARVSVKTAQPVFLAVAGGGVLTALGGLLSALTGIGDVATAGIVVVLALALTRLAPNIAAWLGKLTVEPVPTTLDEFQEGLDPLPGDDVLRRAAQTDAHFTAILAVVGAVCAGGLIALGMGGRWDTIVLTALISLLLLLQAREVVGVWHRVSTLVPAGVGLTTLLLGASAELPTVGRLGVLLGLLSLCGLAMAAAQTLPGKKLIPRWGRWGDIFQWIFALAVLPILLSVTGVYGWIASLF; via the coding sequence ATGTGCCGGCTCACCATCACCGGTCCGTCCTCGCGCGTCGAACTGGCCGTTCCCGCGCACGTGGCGATAGCCGATCTCATGCCGACCGTGCTCGGGCACCTCGATCCCAGCCTGGCCACCTCGGGCATGGAGCACGGCGGCTGGGTGCTGCAGCGGCTCGGGGAGGAACCGCTCGACGAGGACGTCGGCACCGCCGAGGCCGGGCTGTACGACGGTGACCACCTCTTCCTGCGCCCGCGCGACGACCAGTTGCCCGCGGCCGATTTCGACGACCTCGTCGACGGCGTGCACACCGGCCTGTCCGGGCGCCGCGACACCTGGCGCCCGGCGTTCACGCGCCGCACCAGCATCATCGCCGGTGTCTTCTGCGCGCTGCTGGCCGTCTTCCTCTGCACTTACGCGGCGACGGGAACGGATGTGGCGATCGGCGCGGGCGTCGTCTGCGTGCTGCTGCTCGCCGGTTCCGCTGGTTTGTCTTGGTACGTAAGCGAAAGCGACGGTCGCGCGGTGACGCTGGCCAGCGTCGGCGTGTTCGCGGCGGCGGTGGCCGGGCTCGCGTTCCCCGGCGGGGGCGGGCCGCCGGACTGGCTCGACGGCTCGGGCATCCTCGGCGCCGGGGTGGCGATCGCGATCGCCGCGACCGTGGCGAGGGTGTCGGTGAAAACCGCGCAGCCGGTGTTCCTCGCGGTGGCCGGTGGCGGGGTGCTCACCGCGTTGGGCGGCCTGCTGAGCGCGCTCACCGGGATCGGCGACGTGGCGACCGCGGGGATCGTCGTCGTGCTCGCGCTCGCACTGACCAGGCTCGCCCCGAACATCGCCGCGTGGCTGGGAAAGCTGACGGTCGAGCCGGTGCCGACCACGCTCGACGAGTTCCAGGAAGGGCTCGACCCGCTTCCCGGCGACGACGTCCTGCGCCGCGCCGCGCAGACCGATGCGCACTTCACCGCGATCCTCGCCGTGGTCGGTGCCGTGTGCGCCGGTGGCCTGATCGCGCTGGGCATGGGCGGCCGGTGGGACACGATCGTGCTGACCGCGTTGATCAGCCTCCTGTTGCTGCTGCAGGCACGCGAGGTCGTCGGAGTCTGGCACCGGGTTTCCACCCTGGTGCCCGCAGGCGTCGGGCTGACGACGCTGCTGCTCGGGGCGAGCGCGGAGCTGCCGACCGTCGGGCGACTCGGCGTGCTGCTGGGGCTGCTTTCGCTGTGCGGCCTGGCGATGGCGGCCGCGCAGACGCTGCCCGGCAAGAAGCTGATCCCGCGCTGGGGCCGGTGGGGCGACATCTTCCAGTGGATCTTCGCGCTCGCCGTGCTGCCGATCCTGTTGTCCGTCACCGGTGTCTACGGCTGGATCGCCAGCCTGTTCTGA
- the eccB gene encoding type VII secretion protein EccB, with protein sequence MYTRRDQVDAYSFVTGRLASAVLRADPDGPERPLRRTGIGLIVGIMISLLVIAIIVVLHLFTGMGAGRNAWKQPGALIVAEDSGSRYMMVDGLLRPVLNQASARLITGKAPAVVTVKSPELADVPRGAPIGILGAPDALPSGSADSPWTVCAGNAQSGFKLSVTVGAATGATEATDRQAVLVTGDGQLYLAWQGTKLRIVAPWVPRALGMDASQAVPVDSSWLNALPSGPDIGSPPLARDEGKAGPTISGTSTVVGQLVVVPEAVGGNSFVAQDGGLVPVTPTVAALLNADPAWSKKEALRIAPSELATQAVLPAPVWQAALPPQPPNALDLTGRVPCVLWHGESARLVTAPPPRGNAQSNQAAGVVRDGRVADRVEVVPGAGFLARTRPAPNVPGAGIYLITESGAKFPVASADAATALGFSADSARLVPAELLALLPTGPVLEKMNSTPKE encoded by the coding sequence ATGTACACCAGGCGGGATCAGGTGGACGCGTATTCGTTCGTCACCGGCAGGCTTGCCTCGGCGGTCCTGCGCGCCGACCCCGACGGGCCGGAGCGCCCGCTGCGGCGCACCGGGATCGGGCTCATCGTCGGCATCATGATCAGCTTGCTGGTCATCGCGATCATCGTGGTGCTGCACCTGTTCACCGGGATGGGCGCGGGCCGCAACGCCTGGAAGCAGCCCGGGGCGCTGATCGTGGCGGAGGATTCCGGCAGCCGGTACATGATGGTCGACGGCCTGCTGCGGCCGGTGCTGAACCAGGCATCCGCCCGGCTGATCACCGGGAAGGCGCCCGCGGTCGTCACCGTCAAGTCGCCCGAACTCGCCGACGTGCCGCGCGGTGCGCCGATCGGGATCCTCGGCGCGCCGGACGCGCTGCCGTCGGGATCGGCCGACAGCCCGTGGACCGTGTGCGCGGGGAACGCCCAAAGTGGATTCAAGCTGTCGGTGACGGTGGGCGCGGCGACCGGTGCGACCGAAGCGACCGACCGCCAGGCCGTGCTGGTCACCGGCGACGGACAGCTCTATCTCGCTTGGCAGGGAACGAAGTTGCGGATCGTCGCGCCGTGGGTGCCGCGGGCGCTCGGCATGGACGCGTCGCAGGCCGTGCCGGTGGATTCGTCGTGGCTCAACGCGTTGCCGTCGGGACCGGACATCGGCTCGCCACCGCTGGCGCGTGACGAAGGCAAGGCCGGTCCCACCATCAGCGGAACGTCCACTGTGGTCGGTCAGCTCGTCGTCGTGCCGGAGGCGGTCGGCGGGAACTCCTTCGTGGCGCAGGACGGCGGCCTCGTCCCGGTGACCCCGACCGTGGCCGCGCTGCTCAACGCCGACCCGGCGTGGTCGAAGAAGGAGGCGCTGCGGATCGCGCCTTCGGAACTCGCGACGCAGGCCGTGCTTCCCGCACCGGTGTGGCAGGCGGCACTGCCGCCGCAGCCGCCGAACGCGCTCGACCTGACCGGCCGTGTGCCGTGCGTGCTGTGGCACGGGGAATCGGCGCGGCTGGTGACCGCGCCGCCGCCGCGCGGGAACGCGCAGAGCAACCAGGCCGCGGGCGTGGTGCGCGACGGCAGGGTCGCCGATCGCGTCGAAGTCGTGCCCGGTGCGGGTTTCCTGGCACGGACCCGCCCGGCACCGAACGTCCCCGGCGCGGGGATCTACCTCATCACCGAATCGGGGGCCAAGTTCCCGGTGGCCAGCGCCGACGCTGCCACCGCGCTCGGGTTCTCCGCCGACAGCGCTCGGCTGGTTCCGGCCGAGCTGCTGGCACTGCTGCCGACCGGCCCAGTGCTCGAAAAAATGAACAGTACGCCGAAAGAATAG